A genomic window from Hyla sarda isolate aHylSar1 chromosome 10, aHylSar1.hap1, whole genome shotgun sequence includes:
- the LSR gene encoding lipolysis-stimulated lipoprotein receptor isoform X1, producing the protein MWYIVVIIGAGGFLTHYPLIIFILYFAGSSGISVTVSNPFNVVMLFQPITLRCNYDVNSQMPPIITWKYKSFCKNRITDAFSPSSADSTNNNLMQQAGINPYVDCPDSGRTVRIVATKQSNAVTLGQYYQGRQVSITNNADLTFDRTAWGDGGVYYCTVVSQDINGNNEAYAELLVLGRTSEDIRELLPGFQIDNMEDWLFVVLVILGVFFVFLMIGICWCQCCPHTCCCYVSCPCCPEKCCCPRALYEAGKAATAGVPSIYAPSIYAPSMYSHPSQVKLPPPPGSVVYNGYEYDAASSVGGHSSQVPLIRDNEPPASVRSGYRIQANQQDDSMRVLYYMEKELANFDPTRPGPANSRFENASAMSEVSSLHEEDHRNNLRNDIGRLRNQAMTPIQDIEMEPMLDNGYRRPPPPRSQYSDDGFRGERRGRTRSVDNLDDLDRRDRYRDPPDSRNRGRRNSDDDHSSRGYSRDGRSPEPRDDYYGGKRSRSRDDLRDNNRSRQEPEYDDRFLEDALRRKQQQQQRAGSRDGLDSIPSSARSDGRRNRRNDDDDFPPPPPPYTETESVSSRGKKLKKGEALSRESLIV; encoded by the exons ATGTGGTATATTGTAGTGATTATTGGGGCAGGAGGATTCTTAACTCATTACCCTCttattatcttcattctgtatttTGCAGGCAGTAGCGGTATATCGGTCACCGTGTCCAATCCCTTCAACGTGGTCATGTTGTTCCAGCCGATCACGCTGCGCTGTAACTACGACGTCAACTCCCAGATGCCGCCCATCATCACCTGGAAGTACAAGTCCTTCTGCAAGAATCGGATCACAGACGCCTTCAGCCCATCGAGTGCCGACTCCACCAACAACAACCTGATGCAGCAGGCAGGAATTAACCCCTATGTGGACTGTCCGGACAGCGGCAGGACAGTGCGGATTGTGGCCACCAAACAAAGCAACGCCGTCACCCTGGGACAGTATTATCAGGGTCGGCAGGTCTCCATTActaaca ATGCTGATCTCACCTTCGATCGGACGGCCTGGGGCGATGGCGGCGTCTACTACTGTACGGTCGTCTCGCAGGACATCAATGGGAACAATGAGGCCTATGCTGAACTTCTGGTATTGG GTAGAACATCAGAGGACATCAGGGAACTATTACCAGGCTTTCAGATAGATAACATGGAAG ACTGGCTCTTCGTCGTTCTCGTTATCCTTGGTGTATTTTTCGTCTTCCTCATGATTGGAATCTGCTGGTGCCAGTGCTGCCCGCACACCTGCTGCTGCTACGTGTCGTGCCCGTGCTGCCCCGAGAAGTGCTGCTGCCCCAGAGCAC TGTATGAAGCCGGGAAGGCAGCCACAGCCGGGGTACCCAGCATTTATGCCCCCAGTATCTACGCCCCCTCGATGTACTCCCACCCGAGCCAGGTGAAGTTGCCGCCGCCACCTGGATCTGTCGTCTACAACGGCTATGAATACGACGCAGCAAGCTCAG TAGGTGGACACAGCTCTCAGGTTCCTCTTATTCGGGACAACGAACCACCGGCATCTG TTCGCAGTGGCTACCGCATACAGGCCAACCAGCAGGACGATTCTATGAGGGTCCTCTACTACATGGAGAAAGAACTGGCCAACTTCGATCCGACCAGACCGGGACCGGCAAACAGCAGATTTGAAAATG CTTCTGCAATGAGTGAGGTCAGCTCCTTACATGAGGAAGATCACCGAAACAACCTACGCAACGATATCGGACGCTTGAGGAACCAAGCCATGACTCCTATACAAGACATTGAGATGGAACCAATGCTGGACAACGGCTATAGACGTCCCCCGCCACCGcggtcacagtacagtgatgatGGATTCCGGGGCGAGAGGCGAGGACGTACTCGCTCCGTGGACAACTTGGATGATCTGGACAGGAGAGATAGATACCGCGATCCTCCTGACAGCCGAAACCGAGGGAGACGCAACTCTGACGATGACCACAGCAGCAGAGGCTACAGCAGAGACGGCCGCTCCCCTGAACCCCGTGATGACTATTATGGAGGGAAAAGGAGCAGGAGTAGAGACGACCTCCGGGATAATAACCGCTCCCGTCAGGAACCAGAGTATGATGATCGATTCCTTGAAGATGCCCTGAgaaggaagcagcagcagcagcagagagcGGGCAGCCGGGATGGGCTAGATAGCATCCCCAGTTCTGCTCGCTCAGACGGCAGAAGAAACCGccgtaatgatgatgatgattttcCTCCGCCCCCGCCTCCGTATACAGAAACCGAATCTGTGTCCTCTAGAGGGAAGAAGCTGAAAAAG gGTGAAGCTCTGAGTCGGGAAAGTCTCATAGTTTGA
- the LSR gene encoding lipolysis-stimulated lipoprotein receptor isoform X4: MWYIVVIIGAGGFLTHYPLIIFILYFAGSSGISVTVSNPFNVVMLFQPITLRCNYDVNSQMPPIITWKYKSFCKNRITDAFSPSSADSTNNNLMQQAGINPYVDCPDSGRTVRIVATKQSNAVTLGQYYQGRQVSITNNADLTFDRTAWGDGGVYYCTVVSQDINGNNEAYAELLVLDWLFVVLVILGVFFVFLMIGICWCQCCPHTCCCYVSCPCCPEKCCCPRALYEAGKAATAGVPSIYAPSIYAPSMYSHPSQVKLPPPPGSVVYNGYEYDAASSVGGHSSQVPLIRDNEPPASVRSGYRIQANQQDDSMRVLYYMEKELANFDPTRPGPANSRFENASAMSEVSSLHEEDHRNNLRNDIGRLRNQAMTPIQDIEMEPMLDNGYRRPPPPRSQYSDDGFRGERRGRTRSVDNLDDLDRRDRYRDPPDSRNRGRRNSDDDHSSRGYSRDGRSPEPRDDYYGGKRSRSRDDLRDNNRSRQEPEYDDRFLEDALRRKQQQQQRAGSRDGLDSIPSSARSDGRRNRRNDDDDFPPPPPPYTETESVSSRGKKLKKGEALSRESLIV, translated from the exons ATGTGGTATATTGTAGTGATTATTGGGGCAGGAGGATTCTTAACTCATTACCCTCttattatcttcattctgtatttTGCAGGCAGTAGCGGTATATCGGTCACCGTGTCCAATCCCTTCAACGTGGTCATGTTGTTCCAGCCGATCACGCTGCGCTGTAACTACGACGTCAACTCCCAGATGCCGCCCATCATCACCTGGAAGTACAAGTCCTTCTGCAAGAATCGGATCACAGACGCCTTCAGCCCATCGAGTGCCGACTCCACCAACAACAACCTGATGCAGCAGGCAGGAATTAACCCCTATGTGGACTGTCCGGACAGCGGCAGGACAGTGCGGATTGTGGCCACCAAACAAAGCAACGCCGTCACCCTGGGACAGTATTATCAGGGTCGGCAGGTCTCCATTActaaca ATGCTGATCTCACCTTCGATCGGACGGCCTGGGGCGATGGCGGCGTCTACTACTGTACGGTCGTCTCGCAGGACATCAATGGGAACAATGAGGCCTATGCTGAACTTCTGGTATTGG ACTGGCTCTTCGTCGTTCTCGTTATCCTTGGTGTATTTTTCGTCTTCCTCATGATTGGAATCTGCTGGTGCCAGTGCTGCCCGCACACCTGCTGCTGCTACGTGTCGTGCCCGTGCTGCCCCGAGAAGTGCTGCTGCCCCAGAGCAC TGTATGAAGCCGGGAAGGCAGCCACAGCCGGGGTACCCAGCATTTATGCCCCCAGTATCTACGCCCCCTCGATGTACTCCCACCCGAGCCAGGTGAAGTTGCCGCCGCCACCTGGATCTGTCGTCTACAACGGCTATGAATACGACGCAGCAAGCTCAG TAGGTGGACACAGCTCTCAGGTTCCTCTTATTCGGGACAACGAACCACCGGCATCTG TTCGCAGTGGCTACCGCATACAGGCCAACCAGCAGGACGATTCTATGAGGGTCCTCTACTACATGGAGAAAGAACTGGCCAACTTCGATCCGACCAGACCGGGACCGGCAAACAGCAGATTTGAAAATG CTTCTGCAATGAGTGAGGTCAGCTCCTTACATGAGGAAGATCACCGAAACAACCTACGCAACGATATCGGACGCTTGAGGAACCAAGCCATGACTCCTATACAAGACATTGAGATGGAACCAATGCTGGACAACGGCTATAGACGTCCCCCGCCACCGcggtcacagtacagtgatgatGGATTCCGGGGCGAGAGGCGAGGACGTACTCGCTCCGTGGACAACTTGGATGATCTGGACAGGAGAGATAGATACCGCGATCCTCCTGACAGCCGAAACCGAGGGAGACGCAACTCTGACGATGACCACAGCAGCAGAGGCTACAGCAGAGACGGCCGCTCCCCTGAACCCCGTGATGACTATTATGGAGGGAAAAGGAGCAGGAGTAGAGACGACCTCCGGGATAATAACCGCTCCCGTCAGGAACCAGAGTATGATGATCGATTCCTTGAAGATGCCCTGAgaaggaagcagcagcagcagcagagagcGGGCAGCCGGGATGGGCTAGATAGCATCCCCAGTTCTGCTCGCTCAGACGGCAGAAGAAACCGccgtaatgatgatgatgattttcCTCCGCCCCCGCCTCCGTATACAGAAACCGAATCTGTGTCCTCTAGAGGGAAGAAGCTGAAAAAG gGTGAAGCTCTGAGTCGGGAAAGTCTCATAGTTTGA
- the LSR gene encoding lipolysis-stimulated lipoprotein receptor isoform X3, with protein sequence MAERRGGWLRAMLCVCALTGSSGISVTVSNPFNVVMLFQPITLRCNYDVNSQMPPIITWKYKSFCKNRITDAFSPSSADSTNNNLMQQAGINPYVDCPDSGRTVRIVATKQSNAVTLGQYYQGRQVSITNNADLTFDRTAWGDGGVYYCTVVSQDINGNNEAYAELLVLGRTSEDIRELLPGFQIDNMEDWLFVVLVILGVFFVFLMIGICWCQCCPHTCCCYVSCPCCPEKCCCPRALYEAGKAATAGVPSIYAPSIYAPSMYSHPSQVKLPPPPGSVVYNGYEYDAASSVGGHSSQVPLIRDNEPPASVRSGYRIQANQQDDSMRVLYYMEKELANFDPTRPGPANSRFENASAMSEVSSLHEEDHRNNLRNDIGRLRNQAMTPIQDIEMEPMLDNGYRRPPPPRSQYSDDGFRGERRGRTRSVDNLDDLDRRDRYRDPPDSRNRGRRNSDDDHSSRGYSRDGRSPEPRDDYYGGKRSRSRDDLRDNNRSRQEPEYDDRFLEDALRRKQQQQQRAGSRDGLDSIPSSARSDGRRNRRNDDDDFPPPPPPYTETESVSSRGKKLKKGEALSRESLIV encoded by the exons GCAGTAGCGGTATATCGGTCACCGTGTCCAATCCCTTCAACGTGGTCATGTTGTTCCAGCCGATCACGCTGCGCTGTAACTACGACGTCAACTCCCAGATGCCGCCCATCATCACCTGGAAGTACAAGTCCTTCTGCAAGAATCGGATCACAGACGCCTTCAGCCCATCGAGTGCCGACTCCACCAACAACAACCTGATGCAGCAGGCAGGAATTAACCCCTATGTGGACTGTCCGGACAGCGGCAGGACAGTGCGGATTGTGGCCACCAAACAAAGCAACGCCGTCACCCTGGGACAGTATTATCAGGGTCGGCAGGTCTCCATTActaaca ATGCTGATCTCACCTTCGATCGGACGGCCTGGGGCGATGGCGGCGTCTACTACTGTACGGTCGTCTCGCAGGACATCAATGGGAACAATGAGGCCTATGCTGAACTTCTGGTATTGG GTAGAACATCAGAGGACATCAGGGAACTATTACCAGGCTTTCAGATAGATAACATGGAAG ACTGGCTCTTCGTCGTTCTCGTTATCCTTGGTGTATTTTTCGTCTTCCTCATGATTGGAATCTGCTGGTGCCAGTGCTGCCCGCACACCTGCTGCTGCTACGTGTCGTGCCCGTGCTGCCCCGAGAAGTGCTGCTGCCCCAGAGCAC TGTATGAAGCCGGGAAGGCAGCCACAGCCGGGGTACCCAGCATTTATGCCCCCAGTATCTACGCCCCCTCGATGTACTCCCACCCGAGCCAGGTGAAGTTGCCGCCGCCACCTGGATCTGTCGTCTACAACGGCTATGAATACGACGCAGCAAGCTCAG TAGGTGGACACAGCTCTCAGGTTCCTCTTATTCGGGACAACGAACCACCGGCATCTG TTCGCAGTGGCTACCGCATACAGGCCAACCAGCAGGACGATTCTATGAGGGTCCTCTACTACATGGAGAAAGAACTGGCCAACTTCGATCCGACCAGACCGGGACCGGCAAACAGCAGATTTGAAAATG CTTCTGCAATGAGTGAGGTCAGCTCCTTACATGAGGAAGATCACCGAAACAACCTACGCAACGATATCGGACGCTTGAGGAACCAAGCCATGACTCCTATACAAGACATTGAGATGGAACCAATGCTGGACAACGGCTATAGACGTCCCCCGCCACCGcggtcacagtacagtgatgatGGATTCCGGGGCGAGAGGCGAGGACGTACTCGCTCCGTGGACAACTTGGATGATCTGGACAGGAGAGATAGATACCGCGATCCTCCTGACAGCCGAAACCGAGGGAGACGCAACTCTGACGATGACCACAGCAGCAGAGGCTACAGCAGAGACGGCCGCTCCCCTGAACCCCGTGATGACTATTATGGAGGGAAAAGGAGCAGGAGTAGAGACGACCTCCGGGATAATAACCGCTCCCGTCAGGAACCAGAGTATGATGATCGATTCCTTGAAGATGCCCTGAgaaggaagcagcagcagcagcagagagcGGGCAGCCGGGATGGGCTAGATAGCATCCCCAGTTCTGCTCGCTCAGACGGCAGAAGAAACCGccgtaatgatgatgatgattttcCTCCGCCCCCGCCTCCGTATACAGAAACCGAATCTGTGTCCTCTAGAGGGAAGAAGCTGAAAAAG gGTGAAGCTCTGAGTCGGGAAAGTCTCATAGTTTGA
- the LSR gene encoding lipolysis-stimulated lipoprotein receptor isoform X2 — translation MWYIVVIIGAGGFLTHYPLIIFILYFAGSSGISVTVSNPFNVVMLFQPITLRCNYDVNSQMPPIITWKYKSFCKNRITDAFSPSSADSTNNNLMQQAGINPYVDCPDSGRTVRIVATKQSNAVTLGQYYQGRQVSITNNADLTFDRTAWGDGGVYYCTVVSQDINGNNEAYAELLVLGRTSEDIRELLPGFQIDNMEDWLFVVLVILGVFFVFLMIGICWCQCCPHTCCCYVSCPCCPEKCCCPRALYEAGKAATAGVPSIYAPSIYAPSMYSHPSQVKLPPPPGSVVYNGYEYDAASSGGHSSQVPLIRDNEPPASVRSGYRIQANQQDDSMRVLYYMEKELANFDPTRPGPANSRFENASAMSEVSSLHEEDHRNNLRNDIGRLRNQAMTPIQDIEMEPMLDNGYRRPPPPRSQYSDDGFRGERRGRTRSVDNLDDLDRRDRYRDPPDSRNRGRRNSDDDHSSRGYSRDGRSPEPRDDYYGGKRSRSRDDLRDNNRSRQEPEYDDRFLEDALRRKQQQQQRAGSRDGLDSIPSSARSDGRRNRRNDDDDFPPPPPPYTETESVSSRGKKLKKGEALSRESLIV, via the exons ATGTGGTATATTGTAGTGATTATTGGGGCAGGAGGATTCTTAACTCATTACCCTCttattatcttcattctgtatttTGCAGGCAGTAGCGGTATATCGGTCACCGTGTCCAATCCCTTCAACGTGGTCATGTTGTTCCAGCCGATCACGCTGCGCTGTAACTACGACGTCAACTCCCAGATGCCGCCCATCATCACCTGGAAGTACAAGTCCTTCTGCAAGAATCGGATCACAGACGCCTTCAGCCCATCGAGTGCCGACTCCACCAACAACAACCTGATGCAGCAGGCAGGAATTAACCCCTATGTGGACTGTCCGGACAGCGGCAGGACAGTGCGGATTGTGGCCACCAAACAAAGCAACGCCGTCACCCTGGGACAGTATTATCAGGGTCGGCAGGTCTCCATTActaaca ATGCTGATCTCACCTTCGATCGGACGGCCTGGGGCGATGGCGGCGTCTACTACTGTACGGTCGTCTCGCAGGACATCAATGGGAACAATGAGGCCTATGCTGAACTTCTGGTATTGG GTAGAACATCAGAGGACATCAGGGAACTATTACCAGGCTTTCAGATAGATAACATGGAAG ACTGGCTCTTCGTCGTTCTCGTTATCCTTGGTGTATTTTTCGTCTTCCTCATGATTGGAATCTGCTGGTGCCAGTGCTGCCCGCACACCTGCTGCTGCTACGTGTCGTGCCCGTGCTGCCCCGAGAAGTGCTGCTGCCCCAGAGCAC TGTATGAAGCCGGGAAGGCAGCCACAGCCGGGGTACCCAGCATTTATGCCCCCAGTATCTACGCCCCCTCGATGTACTCCCACCCGAGCCAGGTGAAGTTGCCGCCGCCACCTGGATCTGTCGTCTACAACGGCTATGAATACGACGCAGCAAGCTCAG GTGGACACAGCTCTCAGGTTCCTCTTATTCGGGACAACGAACCACCGGCATCTG TTCGCAGTGGCTACCGCATACAGGCCAACCAGCAGGACGATTCTATGAGGGTCCTCTACTACATGGAGAAAGAACTGGCCAACTTCGATCCGACCAGACCGGGACCGGCAAACAGCAGATTTGAAAATG CTTCTGCAATGAGTGAGGTCAGCTCCTTACATGAGGAAGATCACCGAAACAACCTACGCAACGATATCGGACGCTTGAGGAACCAAGCCATGACTCCTATACAAGACATTGAGATGGAACCAATGCTGGACAACGGCTATAGACGTCCCCCGCCACCGcggtcacagtacagtgatgatGGATTCCGGGGCGAGAGGCGAGGACGTACTCGCTCCGTGGACAACTTGGATGATCTGGACAGGAGAGATAGATACCGCGATCCTCCTGACAGCCGAAACCGAGGGAGACGCAACTCTGACGATGACCACAGCAGCAGAGGCTACAGCAGAGACGGCCGCTCCCCTGAACCCCGTGATGACTATTATGGAGGGAAAAGGAGCAGGAGTAGAGACGACCTCCGGGATAATAACCGCTCCCGTCAGGAACCAGAGTATGATGATCGATTCCTTGAAGATGCCCTGAgaaggaagcagcagcagcagcagagagcGGGCAGCCGGGATGGGCTAGATAGCATCCCCAGTTCTGCTCGCTCAGACGGCAGAAGAAACCGccgtaatgatgatgatgattttcCTCCGCCCCCGCCTCCGTATACAGAAACCGAATCTGTGTCCTCTAGAGGGAAGAAGCTGAAAAAG gGTGAAGCTCTGAGTCGGGAAAGTCTCATAGTTTGA